The Malassezia japonica chromosome 8, complete sequence genome includes a window with the following:
- a CDS encoding uncharacterized protein (EggNog:ENOG503NY3S; TransMembrane:7 (o34-55i67-85o91-111i132-156o162-180i192-214o283-303i); COG:S) has translation MSGKGAGAIDERSPKRAVETMTLMDIIERVPPSMMQLLVALAPTIDLVHRFLTLATWRGGYRTRVQSWLLLLGYMLVCLYGYEVLRYAPQVIPLAWIAYTSLRASFARVVGQRQTTPGGTTSKTIKRAVAQLCDISDFVAAVCEMLVYPLATLLAAQTQGPGVSHLVIFLLASWPLWLLVMLPPHMWITPYYIARTTLGHVLESAPALAVRAYVHESFVPASLRFAEGHAPKLYETGVYYVALAETHVLPALRAVIKFLNVRGLPLALQVIPPFPVAALSLRYVFLVLGVIALTWCSPWATLLRRTMWRSALVRHTVLGVAHVLSGTDNVVGAWRTAMPKRLHGTSSALVKAKRNLETHETVFQFEIYENQRWWIGLDWTAALLPQERPSWSDSDNNAVAPPSSFTLPSATCAMVPSLTRANRDDCRIAEWHWVDLEWRVAGAQSITSAVYTPASSMSAKEAQRLSSRFASDKNVDDSGAVLDAADRLKAATDAAAKSGSPTKTEAEAMADAAAELPEELRTVARPSATASNASDVDPEGWQYGDNAWEKMSRASGMGRYTRRRCWVRRAVLVQTVEHDVIREVS, from the coding sequence ATGTCCGGAAAGGGTGCAGGGGCGATTGACGAGCGCAGTCCCAAGCGGGCGGTCGAGACGATGACGCTCATGGACATAATCGAGCGTGTTCCTCCCAGCATGATGCAGCTgctggtcgcgctcgcgccgacgaTTGATTTGGTGCATCGCTTCCTGACTCTGGCGACCTGGCGTGGGGGATACCGTACCAGAGTCCAGTCGTGGCTCCTGCTACTGGGCTACATGCTGGTGTGCCTCTACGGTTACGAGGTCCTTCGTTATGCTCCCCAGGTCATCCCCCTCGCGTGGATTGCGTACACGTCGCTCCGCGCCTCCTTTGCGCGTgtcgtcggccagcgccagacgacgccgggcggcaCGACGTCCAAGACGATCAAGCGCGCAGTCGCGCAGCTGTGTGACATCTCCGACTTTGTCGCGGCTGTGTGCGAGATGCTCGTGTACCCCCTCGCCACGCTCCTCGCAGCGCAGACGCAAGGGCCGGGTGTCAGCCACTTGGTCATCTTCCTCCTCGCCTCGTGGCCGCTGTGGCTCCTTGTGATGCTGCCGCCGCACATGTGGATCACGCCGTACTACATCGCGCGCACAACGCTCGGGCATGTGCTCGAGAGCGCGCCCGccctcgccgtgcgcgcctaCGTCCACGAGTCGTTCGTGCCGGCGAGCCTGCGCTTCGCCGAGGGCCACGCGCCGAAGCTGTACGAGACCGGCGTGTACTACGTGGCACTCGCAGAGACGCACGTCCTGCCCGCTTTGCGTGCGGTGATCAAGTTTTTGAATGTGCGTGGcctgccgctcgcgctgcaggtcATCCCGCCGTTCCCGGTGGCCGCGCTGAGCCTGCGCTACGTCTTCCTTGTGCTGGGCGTAATTGCGCTGACGTGGTGCTCGCCGTGGGcgacgctcctgcgccgcaccatgtggcgcagcgcgctcgtccgccACACGGTCCTTGGCGTTGCGCACGTCCTGAGCGGCACCGACAACGTGgtcggcgcgtggcgcacggcgatgcCCAAGCGCCTGCACGGCACGTCGAGTGCGCTGGTCAAGGCCAAGCGCAACCTCGAGACCCACGAGACCGTCTTTCAGTTTGAGATCTACGAGAACCAGCGTTGGTGGATCGGCCTGGACTggaccgcggcgctcctgccgcAGGAGCGCCCGTCGTGGTCCGACAGCGACAACAATGCGGTGGCCCCGCCGTCGTCCTTTACCCTCCCGTCAGCGACCTGTGCGATGGTCCCGTCGTTGACGCGCGCGAACCGCGACGACtgccgcatcgccgagTGGCACTGGGTCGACCTCGAGTGGCGCGTTGCCGGCGCGCAGTCGATCACCTCGGCGGTGTACACGCCAGCCTCGTCCATGTCTGCGaaggaggcgcagcgcctgaGCAGCCGCTTTGCCTCGGACAAGAACGTGGACGACTcgggcgcggtgctcgacgcggcggacCGCCTCAAGGCCGCtaccgacgccgcggccaagAGCGGGTCCCCGACCAAgaccgaggccgaggcaatggccgacgccgcggccgagctgcccgaggagctgcgcaccgtcgcgcGTCCATCGGCCACCGCGTCGAACGCGAGCGACGTCGACCCCGAGGGCTGGCAGTACGGCGATAATGCGTGGGAAAAAATGAGCCGCGCCAGCGGCATGGGCCGCTacacgcgccgtcgctgctgggtgcgccgcgcggtgctcgtgcagacggtcgagcacgacgtgATCCGGGAAGTGTCGTAG
- a CDS encoding uncharacterized protein (COG:M; COG:O; TransMembrane:2 (i12-32o550-569i); EggNog:ENOG503NYTX; BUSCO:EOG092635DF) encodes MLGEAPFQATRVRVSILVSFVCVIIAALPFWWATTTITRLPLPAADVFAWQEQVACPVRAAFSLELTPHGVSVGSDTCENVQKRLNTLARGAQDAQDASTDDLCMDWQVSVPGVCAAAPHNATMTYSLSLRNVACDDAFTVCASDDMAQSVAEKLAPLLARSASEVDDAHRRKSAHDLHAIQFAKRVRVVFSLLNEDASAGGAASGWELQETLKVLDNMHGALPPRLEAIAPLFRLIEAARGVHDFQLESQVQWYAPLEFEPAAEHHAPEAAPAAPEHTRAPEQDSSIEAAAAAEHAEHAQASVDAELATRTPAATEHFASLDNVRVFVNSAQWNLESYGLADAASNATDGQFEEQTLHFVLFLPSDAHRPLRMRNPTTSETIANPAWIVPQWGGVVVWNREGDGDRLAPPLTLDELAEPLRLFSKQLAQLLGVAFEQVSDSESALYFAVQGLLWRRTLESARSTIETLGSTVRLVDKIPNLGVGATVRGQFLLALERLNELATLLGTDAQQDVLPKALDLAYSAQAHASRAFFDPSMLAMLYFPDEHKYAVYTPLFGPLFVPLLVAFVREAKRFRARRAQHTLTKQSNT; translated from the exons atgctcggcgaggcgccgttccaggcgacgcgcgtccGCGTGTCGATCTTGGTGTCATTTGTATGCGTGATtatcgcggcgctgccgttTTGgtgggcgacgacgacgattACGCGGttgccgctgccggcggCAGACGTGTTTGCGTGGCAGGAGCAGGTG GCTTGCCCGGTTCGCGCTGCCTTTTCGCTCGAGCTTACGCCCCACGGCGTATCGGTGGGGAGCGATACGTGTGAAAATGTGCAGAAGCGCCTGAATACGCTTGCGCGgggcgcgcaggacgcgcaAGACGCGTCGACAGACGACCTATGCATGGACTGGCAAGTGTCTGTGCCGGGCGTGtgtgccgcagcgccgcacaaTGCGACGATGA CCTACTCCCTTTCGCTCCGGAATGTCGCGTGCGACGACGCCTTCACGGTTTGCGCCTCGGACGACATGGCGCAGTCGGTCGCCGAGAAACTCGCGCCTCTGCTCGcccgcagcgcgagcgaggtggatgacgcgcaccgccgcaagTCGGCACACGATCTGCATGCGATCCAGTTTGCAAAGCGCGTGCGTGTCGTCTTTTCGTTGCTGAACGAggacgcgagcgcgggcggcgcagcatcggGATGGGAACTCCAAGAGACGCTCAAGGTCCTTGACAACATGCACGGCGCACttccgccgcgcctcgaggccaTTGCGCCGCTTTTTCGTTTGATCGAGGCGGCACGGGGCGTGCACGACTTTCAGTTAGAGAGCCAGGTGCAGTGGTACGCCCCGCTCGAGTTTGAGCCCGCCGCTGAGCACCACGCGCCGGAAGCGGcccccgcggcgccggagcACACGCGTGCACCGGAACAGGACTCGTCGATTGAGGCTGCGGCCGCTGCAGAGCACGCAGAGCACGCACAGGCGTCGGTCGACGCCGAACTTgcgacacgcacgccggcggcgaccgaGCACTTTGCCTCGCTCGACAATGTGCGTGTTTTTGTCAACTCGGCGCAGTGGAACCTCGAGTCGTACGGCCTTGCAGACGCTGCGTCGAACGCAACCGACGGGCAGTTTGAGGAGCAGACACTGCACTTTGTCCTCTTTTTGCCGAGTgatgcgcaccgcccgCTGCGCATGCGAAATCCGACTACCTCGGAAACAATCGCGAATCCTGCATGGATCGTGCCGCAATggggcggcgtcgtggtGTGGAACCGCGAAGGAGacggcgaccgcctcgcgccgccgctgacgctcgacgagctcgccgaaCCCCTCCGCCTCTTTTccaagcagctcgcgcagctcctgggTGTCGCGTTCGAGCAGGTCTCTGACAGCGAGTCCGCACTGTACTTTGCGGTGCAAGGCCTCTTgtggcgccgcacgctcgagtcggcacgcagcacgatcgagacgctcggcagcaccgtgcgcctcgtggaCAAGATTCCCaacctcggcgtcggcgcgaccGTGCGTGGCCAGTTTTtacttgcgctcgagcgcctgaaCGAGCTCGCAACGCTCCTTGGCACAGATGCACAGCAAGACGTCCTGCCCAAGGCCCTCGACCTCGCTTATTCCGCACAGGCGCATGCATCGCGCGCATTCTTTGATCCATCTATGCTGGCTATGCTCTATTTCCCGGACGAACACAAGTACGCGGTGTATACCCCCCTCTTTGGGCCGCTGTTTGTCCCGCTCTTGGTCGCGTTCGTCCGCGAGGCGAAGCGTttccgcgcgcggcgggccCAACACACGCTGACTAAGCAAAGCAACACGTAG
- a CDS encoding uncharacterized protein (COG:S; EggNog:ENOG503P95F): protein MVFVHIVLVKVKAQVLSNGYEEFKARLETLRDLQVTKDEVVQLKWGPPLWDVRAQGFNYGLYSVFRTREGLERYKDDNDHKDFAKMNLIPNVDDVLAYDFEV from the exons ATGGTGTTCGTGCACATTGTGCTGGTGAAGGTCAAGGCGCAGGTCCTCTCGAACGGCTACGAGGAGTtcaaggcgcgcctcgagacgctgcgtgaTCTGCAGGTGACCAAggacgaggtcgtgcagctcAAGTGGGGCCCTCCCCTGTGGGACGTTCGTGCGCAGGGCTTCAACTACGGTCTCTACTCCGTCTtccgcacgcgcgaggGCCTCGAGCGCTACAAAGACGACAACGACCACAAGGA CTTTGCCAAGATGAACCTCATCCCGAACGTCGACG ACGTCCTTGCGTACGACTTTGAGGTGTAG
- a CDS encoding uncharacterized protein (COG:S; EggNog:ENOG503P77I), whose translation MHGRARRGGKRGAEYGQTILPVGELPADFNGVPLDGEQYLAMVRREASMQPRILYSAAHATTAPAAQALKSIPAETTSFFPDASWRSVFLERFERLHKSLKAPPPRSVQGRTRVPDVSDEAAWYRFVHGRAPPDADERSAMLDGALSDTESFASAATSEAEVDDMLESEPTGDVLVDHYGFAFQEPSMRILTALDTDDTLRLIQLFRKWMQQPYFVLPYDDAPLRYALHPLHTRWLFSLLAHLDRRLSGEEIAGLRALARSCIAALTHVRSLRAQAMADSDDDFLEQESGAWMLLVIVAGVWGQRDLWDEAKARTSTPSAP comes from the exons atgcacggccgcgcgcggcgtggggGCAAGCGGGGCGCCGAGTATGGCCAGACGATTTTgccggtcggcgagctgccaGCCGACTTTAATGGCGTGCCGCTTGACGGTGAGCAGTACCTCGCCATGGTGCG GCGCGAGGCGAGTATGCAACCCCGCATTCTgtacagcgccgcgcacgcaacgacggcgccggccgcacaGGCTTTGAAATCGATACCCGCCGAAACGACCTCCTTTTTCCCGGATGCGTCGTGGCGTTCCGTGTtcctcgagcgcttcgAGCGCTTGCAcaag TCGCTGaaagcgccgccgccacgcaGCGTGCAAGGGCGCACCCGAGTCCCGGACGTGAGCGACGAAGCCGCGTGGTACCGCTTTGTGCatgggcgtgcgccgccggacgcggACGAACGCAGTGcgatgctcgacggcgccttGTCCGATACGGAGTCGTTTGCGAGCGCAGCAACGTCCGAGGCCGAAGTTGACGATAtgctcgagagcgagcCGACTGGCGACGTCCTCGTTGACCACTATGGCTTTGCATTCCAGGAGCCGAGTATGCGCATTCTCactgcgctcgacacg GACGATACATTGCGCCTCATCCAGCTATTCCGCAAGTGGATGCAACAGCCGTACTTTGTGCTCCCCTACGACGACGCCCCGCTGCGCTATGCGCTGCATCCCCTGCACACCCGCTGGCTCTTTTCTCTCCTTGCCCACCTCGACCGGCGTTTGTCGGGCGAAGAAATCGCAGGCCTccgcgcgcttgcgcgctcATGCATTGCCGCACTCACGCATGTGCGCAGCCTACGTGCCCAGGCTATGGCAGATAGTGACGATGActtcctcgagcaggagtCCGGCGCATGGATGCTCCTGGTGAtcgtcgccggcgtctGGGGCCAGCGCGACCTGTGGGACGAAGCGAAAGCACGCACCTCCACTCCCTCGGCCCCCTAA
- a CDS encoding uncharacterized protein (BUSCO:EOG092646C6; EggNog:ENOG503P38A; COG:A), producing the protein MPKRKERESDAVEAELPLAKYLASTEKRVRDRAIRSLSAFLLRSAKEEGLSMSSVELGKLWKGIFYCFWMSDKPLVQQALAQELSTLVLRVAGYGEETGEETGEETGEEKKESEPDAASAQARALTALDFYHGFWTTTESEWLGVDKFRVNKYYMLMRRFLHAGLELLRRHSWDAALVERFVTVMRGTDGPLASNNVKVPDSITYHVCDTFLDELESVVAEDAADVTIPILSLLTPFLELAATSTSKRVHERVMTTVILPFLDACATQIKSKKTLDTYPALLARVHADDDDGEFDDLDDKAQSLAAVRRTILKAAFSIASGSDTYAPSRRKLYALWQAEAA; encoded by the coding sequence ATGCCGAAGCGAAAAGAGCGggagagcgacgcggtggaAGCGGAGCTGCCGCTCGCCAAGTACCTAGCCTCGACCGAGAAGCGCGTGCGTGACCGTGCGATCCGGTCTCTTTCTGCGTTCctcctgcgcagcgccaagGAGGAGGGGCTGTCGATGTCCTCTGtggagctcggcaagctctGGAAAGGCATCTTTTACTGTTTCTGGATGTCGGACAAGCCGCtggtgcagcaggcgctcgcccagGAGCTCAGCACCCTCGTGCTGCGTGTCGCTGGCTACGGCGAGGAGACCGGCGAGGAGACCGGCGAGGAGACCGGcgaggagaagaaggagagCGAGCCCgacgcggcctcggcgcaggctcgcGCGCTCACCGCCCTCGACTTTTACCACGGTTTCTGGACCACGACCGAGTCCGAGTGGCTCGGCGTGGACAAGTTCCGTGTGAATAAATACTACATGCTCATGCGGCGGTTCCTCCATGcgggcctcgagctcctgaGGCGGCACAGCtgggacgcggcgctcgtcgagcgctttGTGACGGTGATGCGGGGCACCGACGGCCCGCTTGCCTCGAACAACGTCAAGGTGCCGGACAGTATCACGTACCACGTGTGCGACACtttcctcgacgagctcgagagcgtcgtggccgaggacgcggcggacgtCACGATCCCGATCCTCTCCCTCCTGACCCCGTTCCtggagctcgcggcgaccagcacgtcgaagcgcgtgcacgagcgcgtgaTGACTACCGTGATCCTCCCATTCCTGgacgcgtgcgccacgCAGATCAAGTCGAAAAAGACCCTCGACACCTATcctgcgctcctcgcccgTGTGcatgccgacgacgacgacggcgaaTTTGACGATCTCGACGACAAGGCGCAGTCGCTTGctgcggtgcgccgcactATCCTCAAGGCAGCCTTTTCCATTGCCAGCGGCTCCGATACCTACGCCCCGAGCCGCCGCAAGCTCTACGCGCTGtggcaggccgaggccgcgtaA
- the PET8_2 gene encoding S-adenosylmethionine transporter (BUSCO:EOG09263EDC; EggNog:ENOG503NUA8; COG:C), giving the protein MEAEDAALGRQLGPAFSTSLMAGAASGMSVDLLFYPIDTIKTRLQSAQGFWKAGGFAGVYRGMGSVAVGSAPGASIFFVTYESLKSYLSRTLYPGQAHDAKANSPLVHMASASVAEVAACLVRVPTEVVKSRQQTATYGRSSSLAAFRQVVGGEGIAGLYRGFGGTILREIPFTCIQFPLYEFIKQSMAGPKKEPSWWQAAGAGSIAGSFAAAVTTPLDVIKTRIMLAKSHAGGQPVDTRILATLRSIVQQGGTGALFAGVVPRTLWIGLGGAVFLGTFDVVAKIIQPGAFHDRH; this is encoded by the exons ATGGAGGCAGaagacgctgcgctcgggcggcaGCTGGGCCCTGCCTTTTCGACGTCGCTCATGGCCGGAGCGGCGTCGGGTATGTCGGTCGACCTGCTCTTTTATCCGATCGACACGATCAAGACGCGTCTGCAGAGCGCGCAGGGCTTTTGGAAGGCCGGCGGCTTTGCGGGCGTGTACCGCGGCATGggcagcgtcgcggtcgGTAGCGCGCCGGGGG CCTCTATCTTTTTCGTGACGTACGAATCGCTGAAATCGTACCTCTCACGCACGCTCTACCCCGGccaggcgcacgacgccaAGGCCAACTCGCCGTTGGTACACATGGCTtcggcgtcggtcgcaGAAGTCGCCGCGTGCCTCGTACGTGTGCCGACCGAGGTGGTCAAGTCGCGGCAGCAGACCGCCACGTACggccgcagctcgtccttggccgCCTTTCGCCAGGTAGTCGGGGGGGAGGGCATCGCTGGCTTGTACCGCGGCTTTGGCGGCACGATTCTGCGCGAGATTCCGTTTACGTGCATCCAGTTCCCTCTTTACGAGTTCATCAAGCAGTCCATGGCCGGTCCCAAAAAAGAGCCGAGCTGGTGgcaggccgccggcgcaggcagcATCGCGGGCAGCTTTGCGGCCGCAGtcacgacgccgctcgatgTGATCAAAACGCGCATTATGCTAGCCAAG TCGCATGCGGGGGGCCAGCCGGTCGATACGCGGATCCTCGCCACGCTCCGCTCCATCGTCCAGCAgggcggcaccggcgcactCTTTGCTGGCGTCGTGCCCCGGACGCTGTGgatcggcctcggcggtgccGTGTTCCTCGGCACGTTTGACGTCGTCGCCAAGATCATCCAGCCTGGCGCGTTCCACGATAGGCACTAG
- a CDS encoding uncharacterized protein (COG:H; EggNog:ENOG503NVZX): protein MQARFARCVRGLRSVSTFQRGPHDPYNALTRRFKPSAEKKGPLAGWEVSIKENISMKDVATTCSSRMLQEYRAPYNAAVVDRLEASGALITSRNNCDEFAMGGLNVHSVYGPVANPAIYEDVRNPDFTKHEPRAPGGSSGGAAAAVAGELCRVALGTDTGGSVRLPGSFCGVYGFKPSYGLISRWGVVSYADSLDTVGIFARDVKDVAAVLDVIAGDDARDATCVDNTMRMQIAELTDARISEIGVPGKPLHGLRVGVPAEMYPAELDERVAYIADDVLEALQSLGATIVPLRIPAMEQSISAYYVLALAEASSNLGRFDGMRYGLSVPDQGTFHETIAAARAEGFGDEVQKRILLGTYAVTTEAWDSFYMSAIAARFALVQQLAAQWSGLDLRMTRTQNENGVDIMVHPTSLRGAPRLSDNPAAEYAQDVLTTWANLVGAPVLSAPAAQMLEDTDGARLPIGIGAGTM from the exons ATGCAGGCGAGGTTCGcacggtgcgtgcgcggcctgcgcagTGTGTCGACGTTCCAGCGCGGCCCGCACGATCCCTACAATGCACTCACACGGCGCTTCAAGCCGAGTGCCGAGAAAAAAGGGCCGCTCGCAGGGTGGGAGGTGAGCATCAAGGAAAATATCTCGATGAAGGACGTCGCAACGACGTGCTCAAGCCGCATGCTCCAAGAGTACCGCGCGCCATACAATGCGGCGGTGgtcgatcgcctcgaggcgagTGGTGCGCTGATCACATCCCGGAACAACTGCGACGAGTTTGCAATGGG CGGCCTGAATGTGCATTCCGTGTACGGCCCGGTTGCGAACCCGGCGATCTACGAGGATGTGAGGAATCCCGACTTTACCAAGCACGAGCCCCGTGCGCCGGGTGgctcgtcgggcggcgcggctgcggcggtcgccggcgagctgtgccgcgtcgccctcggcacCGACACGGGTGGCTCGGTGCGTCTCCCCGGCTCGTTCTGCGGCGTATACGGTTTCAAGCCGTCGTACGGGCTGATTAGCCGTTGGGGTGTCGTTTCCTATgccgactcgctcgacacggtcgGAATtttcgcgcgcgacgtcaaAGACGTTGCCGCGGTCCTCGATGTGATTGCCGGCGAtgacgcgcgcgacgcgacgtgcgtcgACAATACGATGCGCATGCAGATTGCCGAGCTTACCGATGCGCGTATCAGCGAAATCGGCGTGCCCGGGAAgccgctgcacggcctgcgTGTCGGCGTGCCTGCCGAGATGTATCCTGCCGaactcgacgagcgtgtcgcctacattgccgacgacgtgctcgaggcactgcagtcgctcggcgcgacgatTGTGCCTCTGCGCATCCCTGCGATGGAGCAGAGTATCAGTGCGTACTACGTgctggcgctggccgaggcaAGCAGCAACCTCGGCCGCTTTGACGGGATGCGATACG GTCTCTCGGTTCCGGACCAGGGCACGTTCCACGAGacgatcgccgcggcgcgcgccgaaggGTTTGGCGACGAGGTCCAGAAGCGTATTCTGCTCGGCACCTATGCGGTCACGACCGAGGCCTGGGACAGTTTCTACATGTCGGCCAttgccgcgcgcttcgcgcttgtgcagcagctcgccgcgcagtgGTCCGGGCTGGATCTGCGCATGACCCGTACTCAGAACGAGAACGGCGTAGATATCATGGTGCATCCGACGAGCCTgcgtggtgcgccgcgcctgtCGGACAATCCTGCGGCGGAGTACGCCCAGGATGTGCTGACGACGTGGGCGAACCTCGTCGGGGCGCCAGTGCTgagtgcgccggccgcgcagATGCTCGAGGATACCGACGGAGCACGCCTGCCGATCGGCAT TGGGGCCGGGACGATGTAA
- a CDS encoding uncharacterized protein (EggNog:ENOG503NXK5; COG:S): MPAVDLRLFEPLGAVHCILSDDAKGADILNGVAEALSLASDDAELLRLTTRGGRQVGHDEALPSTVLEVRVRCLGGKGGFGNQLRAQGGRMSARSNGNTDSCRDLNGRRLSTIKEAKRLAEYMAKEPERQKALDDAQTRKYAKLEKMLGRKPKSTEDFEEAAQKLHDAGDALEGQPEAGPSTEAAPTKRKERIEDHEYVEQSREIVDNVRSAVAMAMKKRKVKKTPAKPVAAKTA, encoded by the coding sequence ATGCCGGCGGTGGACCTGCGCTTGTTTGAGCCGCTTGGCGCGGTGCACTGCATCCTCAGCGACGATGCCAAAGGCGCTGATATTCTGAACGGTGTTGCCGAGGCCCTGAGCCTCGCGAGtgacgacgccgagctcttGCGCCTCACcacgcgcggcggacgccAGGTCGgccacgacgaggcgcttcCCAGCAccgtgctcgaggtgcgcgtgcgctgcctCGGCGGCAAAGGCGGTTTCGGTAaccagctgcgtgcgcagggcGGGCGCATGAGTGCGCGCAGCAACGGCAACACGGACTCGTGCCGCGATTTAaacggccgccgcctcaGCACCATCAAAGAGGcgaagcgcctcgctgaGTATATGGCCAAGGAGCCCGAGCGCCAGAAagcgctcgacgatgcgcagACACGCAAGTACGCCAAGCTCGAAAAGATGCTGGGCCGCAAGCCCAAGTCGACGGAAGACTTTGAGGAGGCCGCGCAGAAGCtccacgacgccggcgacgctctcgaggggcagcccgaggcgggccCCTCGACCGAGGCTGCGCCCAcgaagcgcaaggagcgtaTCGAGGACCACGAGTACGTCGAGCAGAGCCGCGAGATTGTCGACAatgtgcgcagcgccgttGCCATGGCCATGAAGAAGCGCAAGGTGAAAAAGACGCCGGCGAAGCCTGTAGCGGCCAAGACGGCCTAG
- a CDS encoding uncharacterized protein (EggNog:ENOG503P604; COG:S), translated as MASGDAAPSPGPSPGAGKPSAGKKLFIPKKRVDNISDTSLAELRAEFGTPRRESVVLLSPPPEETPASWELCPFCDEPMPRPMSAKLTALVQHWVHKKKGGLALRPTDTIAVCQRHRDEHDIIPEGERRGWPLEIDFRELRRRITDPQKRYMRVLQDRLMEPEQSTFFQAARRTREHVGRKASASAHQIECFDERHYGEQGSELFADILYAAFVQDPLMPSLDLKNKAVLEKIQPLDAAQFLDEALLPELVCMLIQDDLGGEAKAAYDDAMRVQRDSRKFGVAMYPSDTSDARKTRRTSGGWLGPSPKRERRKSTSPPAKRRNTSDGYVQQTLFGLRRSSRIPVGGPRVMLDGPDSDEDEAQPMHQQRLHLSREPSSVQRPMPRPAGRKPSM; from the exons ATGGCtagcggcgacgcggcgccctcGCCCGGCCCCTCGCCCGGGGCTGGGAAGCCCAGTGCGGGAAAGAAACTCTTTATTCCCAAGAAGCGCGTAGATAACATTTCCGACACGtcgcttgccgagctgcgcgccgagttTGGCACGCCCCGCCGCGAGAGTGTTGTTCTCCTCTCGCCGCCCCCGGAAGAGacgccggcgagctggGAGCTGTGCCCGTTCTGCGACGAGCCCATGCCACGGCCCATGTCGGCCAAGCTTACTGCACTTGTGCAACATTGGGTGCACAAAAAAAAGGGGGGGCTGGCCCTGCGCCCCACCGACACGATCGCCGTGTGCCAGCGGCatcgcgacgagcacgatATTATACCCGAGGGCGAGCGGCGGGGGTGGCCGCTCGAGATCGACTTtcgcgagctgcggcggcgcatcacCGATCCACAGAAGCGGTACATGCGCGTGCTGCAGGACCGGCTGATGGAGCCGGAGCAAAGCACCTTTTTtcaggccgcgcgccggacgcgtgAGCATGTGGGCCGcaaggcgagcgcgagcgcgcatCAGATCGAGTGCTTTGACGAGCGGCA CTATGGCGAGCAAGGCAGCGAGCTCTTTGCCGATATCCTCTACGCGGCCTTTGTCCAGGATCCGTTGATGCCGTCCTTGGACCTGAAGAACAAAGCTGTGCTGGAAAAGATCcagccgctcgacgccgcgcagttCCTCGACGAAGCGCTGCTCCCTGAGCTGGTCTGCATGCTGATCCAGgacgacctcggcggcgaaGCCAAGGCGGCGTACGACGATGCGatgcgcgtgcagcgcgacagCCGCAAGTTTGGCGTGGCCATGTACCCCAGCGACACGAGCGATGCACGCAaaacgcggcgcacgtcgggcgGTTGGCTCGGCCCCTcgccgaagcgcgagcgccgaaagagcacgtcgccgccggccaaACGCCGCAATACCAGCGACGGATACGTGCAGCAGACGCTCtttggcctgcgccgctcgtcgcgtaTTCCTGTCGGCGGCCCGCGCGTGATGCTCGACGGGCCagactcggacgaggacgaggcgcagccgatgcaccagcagcgcctgcacctctcgcgcgagccgtCCAGCGTCCAACGGCCGatgccgcggccggccggGCGCAAACCATCGATGTAG